A portion of the Manihot esculenta cultivar AM560-2 chromosome 2, M.esculenta_v8, whole genome shotgun sequence genome contains these proteins:
- the LOC110609323 gene encoding type IV inositol polyphosphate 5-phosphatase 3 isoform X3, producing MKLNHPQTMKSRSKPQPESKSWAETCCCLGCSCLQLFWPRVVMRKLLNISAKESDYSADSDSDNGDTDTASDTDEFCACGGESRFRGNGGKEAEAPVDSINDALPRLRRRKSETFRTQYINTKELRICVGTWNVGGKLPPDDLDIDEWIGIDEPADIYIFGLQEIVPLNAGNIFGAEDNRPVPKWENTIRDALNRIRPTKTKVKCYTDPPSPSKFKPSDDVPDIEEEILLESDSDVGEEIHPLDEAEDSPDMGDMDVNSGVASDTSGKLGVPVEQDLQRQFSSPKKLSRLNCLRTEDSAGDVEVLAGQNNRQLTKMLSGTERIGLSWPERPLDLLSQHVLQRPSSFKAVKSFKASKSFGAYSSFKSVTNELQSDLALLAELDLEALMKRKRRSQYVRIVSKQMVGIFLTIWVRRSLRKYIQNLKVSTVGVGVMGYIGNKGSISVSMSVYQTLFCFICSHLTSGEKDGDEHKRNSDVHEIRRRTLFHSNSGIGLPKRILDHERIIWLGDLNYRINLSYEKTRELISRKEWSKLVEKDQLVRELRKGRAFDGWTEGTLNFPPTYKYEMNSDKYYGEDPKAGRRVPAWCDRILSYGKGMRLLKYRRKELKLSDHRPVTATYMAEVEVFCPRKLQKALTYTDAEIENEEVLEEAIDVGMNQLRLEQVSSNICMCPA from the exons ATGAAATTGAATCATCCACAGACCATGAAGTCTCGCTCAAAGCCCCAGCCGGag AGCAAAAGTTGGGCTGAAACGTGTTGTTGTTTGGGTTGTTCGTGCCTACAGCTGTTTTGGCCCAGAGTGGTCATGCGTAAATTGCTTAACATCTCCGCCAAAGAGTCCGATTACAGCGCCGATTCTGACTCCGACAACGGCGACACTGATACTGCTTCTGATACCGATG AATTTTGTGCGTGCGGCGGAGAATCACGGTTTAGAGGTAACGGAGGAAAGGAGGCTGAGGCTCCGGTTGATTCTATCAATG ATGCTCTTCCAAGACTAAGGAGACGAAAATCAGAAACATTTAGGACACAGTATATAAACACTAAGGAACTCAG AATATGCGTTGGTACATGGAATGTTGGAGGAAAACTACCACCTGATGATCTAGATATTGATGAGTGGATTGGTATTGATGAACCGGCTGACATCTATATTTTTGG TCTTCAGGAGATTGTACCACTGAATGCTGGGAATATATTTGGTGCTGAAGATAATCGCCCAGTTCCAAAGTGGGAAAACACTATTCGTGATGCATTGAATAGAATTCGACCAACAAAGACCAAAGTTAAATGCTATACTGATCCCCCATCTCCATCAAAATTTAAGCCATCTGATGATGTGCCAGATATAGAAGAAGAGATATTACTTGAAAGTGATAGTGATGTTGGTGAGGAAATTCATCCATTGGATGAAGCTGAAGATAGTCCAGACATGGGTGACATGGATGTTAATTCTGGAGTTGCATCTGATACGAGTGGCAAATTAGGTGTCCCAGTAGAACAGGATTTACAGAGACAATTTTCTTCTCCAAAGAAATTAAGTAGACTAAATTGTTTGCGAACAGAAGATTCTGCTGGAGATGTAGAAGTATTGGCAGGTCAAAACAACCGGCAGTTAACCAAAATGCTAAGTGGCACTGAAAGGATTGGTTTGAGCTGGCCAGAGCGCCCACTGGACTTGTTATCTCAGCATGTTTTACAGAGACCAAGTTCCTTTAAGGCAGTTAAATCTTTTAAAGCAAGCAAGTCTTTTGGAGCATATAGTTCTTTTAAGTCGGTCACAAATGAACTGCAATCAGACTTAGCTTTGCTTGCAGAACTTGACCTTGAAGCTCTCATGAAACGCAAAAGAAGATCACAATATGTAAGGATAGTAAGTAAGCAGATGGTTGGAATTTTCCTCACAATTTGGGTTCGTAGGAGCTTGCGGAAGTACATTCAGAACTTGAAAGTGTCTACTGTTGGTGTTGGTGTCATGGGCTATATTGGTAACAAG GGATCTATATCAGTCAGTATGTCTGTATATCAGACTCTTTTCTGTTTTATATGTTCTCACCTGACATCAGGTGAAAAAGATGGAGATGAACACAAAAGAAATTCTGATGTGCATGAAATACGTAGGAGAACTCTATTTCATAGCAATTCTGGTATTGGGCTTCCAAAACGCATCCTTGATCATGA GAGAATTATTTGGCTAGGTGATTTGAACTATCGCATCAACTTGTCATATGAGAAAACACGTGAACTAATCTCCCGAAAGGAGTGGTCTAAGTTAGTGGAGAAGGATCAG CTTGTACGAGAACTAAGAAAAGGTCGTGCATTTGATGGATGGACTGAGGGTACGTTGAATTTTCCACCAACATATAAGTATGAAATGAATTCAGACAAATATTATGGAGAGGATCCTAAAGCTGGGAGGCGTGTTCCAGCATG GTGTGATCGCATCCTTTCTTATGGAAAGGGTATGAGGCTACTCAAGTACAGGAGAAAGGAGCTCAAACTTTCTGATCATCGACCTGTTACAGCAACGTATATGGCCGAGGTTGAGGTGTTCTGTCCTAGGAAGCTACAGAAGGCACTCACGTACACAGATGCAGAGATTGAAAATGAGGAAGTTCTAGAAGAAGCCATTGATGTTGGAATGAACCAATTGAGATTGGAGCAGGTGAGTAGTAATATATGCATGTGCCCTGCTTAA
- the LOC110609323 gene encoding type IV inositol polyphosphate 5-phosphatase 3 isoform X5: MKSRSKPQPESKSWAETCCCLGCSCLQLFWPRVVMRKLLNISAKESDYSADSDSDNGDTDTASDTDEFCACGGESRFRGNGGKEAEAPVDSINDALPRLRRRKSETFRTQYINTKELRICVGTWNVGGKLPPDDLDIDEWIGIDEPADIYIFGLQEIVPLNAGNIFGAEDNRPVPKWENTIRDALNRIRPTKTKVKCYTDPPSPSKFKPSDDVPDIEEEILLESDSDVGEEIHPLDEAEDSPDMGDMDVNSGVASDTSGKLGVPVEQDLQRQFSSPKKLSRLNCLRTEDSAGDVEVLAGQNNRQLTKMLSGTERIGLSWPERPLDLLSQHVLQRPSSFKAVKSFKASKSFGAYSSFKSVTNELQSDLALLAELDLEALMKRKRRSQYVRIVSKQMVGIFLTIWVRRSLRKYIQNLKVSTVGVGVMGYIGNKGSISVSMSVYQTLFCFICSHLTSGEKDGDEHKRNSDVHEIRRRTLFHSNSGIGLPKRILDHERIIWLGDLNYRINLSYEKTRELISRKEWSKLVEKDQLVRELRKGRAFDGWTEGTLNFPPTYKYEMNSDKYYGEDPKAGRRVPAWCDRILSYGKGMRLLKYRRKELKLSDHRPVTATYMAEVEVFCPRKLQKALTYTDAEIENEEVLEEAIDVGMNQLRLEQVSSNICMCPA; this comes from the exons ATGAAGTCTCGCTCAAAGCCCCAGCCGGag AGCAAAAGTTGGGCTGAAACGTGTTGTTGTTTGGGTTGTTCGTGCCTACAGCTGTTTTGGCCCAGAGTGGTCATGCGTAAATTGCTTAACATCTCCGCCAAAGAGTCCGATTACAGCGCCGATTCTGACTCCGACAACGGCGACACTGATACTGCTTCTGATACCGATG AATTTTGTGCGTGCGGCGGAGAATCACGGTTTAGAGGTAACGGAGGAAAGGAGGCTGAGGCTCCGGTTGATTCTATCAATG ATGCTCTTCCAAGACTAAGGAGACGAAAATCAGAAACATTTAGGACACAGTATATAAACACTAAGGAACTCAG AATATGCGTTGGTACATGGAATGTTGGAGGAAAACTACCACCTGATGATCTAGATATTGATGAGTGGATTGGTATTGATGAACCGGCTGACATCTATATTTTTGG TCTTCAGGAGATTGTACCACTGAATGCTGGGAATATATTTGGTGCTGAAGATAATCGCCCAGTTCCAAAGTGGGAAAACACTATTCGTGATGCATTGAATAGAATTCGACCAACAAAGACCAAAGTTAAATGCTATACTGATCCCCCATCTCCATCAAAATTTAAGCCATCTGATGATGTGCCAGATATAGAAGAAGAGATATTACTTGAAAGTGATAGTGATGTTGGTGAGGAAATTCATCCATTGGATGAAGCTGAAGATAGTCCAGACATGGGTGACATGGATGTTAATTCTGGAGTTGCATCTGATACGAGTGGCAAATTAGGTGTCCCAGTAGAACAGGATTTACAGAGACAATTTTCTTCTCCAAAGAAATTAAGTAGACTAAATTGTTTGCGAACAGAAGATTCTGCTGGAGATGTAGAAGTATTGGCAGGTCAAAACAACCGGCAGTTAACCAAAATGCTAAGTGGCACTGAAAGGATTGGTTTGAGCTGGCCAGAGCGCCCACTGGACTTGTTATCTCAGCATGTTTTACAGAGACCAAGTTCCTTTAAGGCAGTTAAATCTTTTAAAGCAAGCAAGTCTTTTGGAGCATATAGTTCTTTTAAGTCGGTCACAAATGAACTGCAATCAGACTTAGCTTTGCTTGCAGAACTTGACCTTGAAGCTCTCATGAAACGCAAAAGAAGATCACAATATGTAAGGATAGTAAGTAAGCAGATGGTTGGAATTTTCCTCACAATTTGGGTTCGTAGGAGCTTGCGGAAGTACATTCAGAACTTGAAAGTGTCTACTGTTGGTGTTGGTGTCATGGGCTATATTGGTAACAAG GGATCTATATCAGTCAGTATGTCTGTATATCAGACTCTTTTCTGTTTTATATGTTCTCACCTGACATCAGGTGAAAAAGATGGAGATGAACACAAAAGAAATTCTGATGTGCATGAAATACGTAGGAGAACTCTATTTCATAGCAATTCTGGTATTGGGCTTCCAAAACGCATCCTTGATCATGA GAGAATTATTTGGCTAGGTGATTTGAACTATCGCATCAACTTGTCATATGAGAAAACACGTGAACTAATCTCCCGAAAGGAGTGGTCTAAGTTAGTGGAGAAGGATCAG CTTGTACGAGAACTAAGAAAAGGTCGTGCATTTGATGGATGGACTGAGGGTACGTTGAATTTTCCACCAACATATAAGTATGAAATGAATTCAGACAAATATTATGGAGAGGATCCTAAAGCTGGGAGGCGTGTTCCAGCATG GTGTGATCGCATCCTTTCTTATGGAAAGGGTATGAGGCTACTCAAGTACAGGAGAAAGGAGCTCAAACTTTCTGATCATCGACCTGTTACAGCAACGTATATGGCCGAGGTTGAGGTGTTCTGTCCTAGGAAGCTACAGAAGGCACTCACGTACACAGATGCAGAGATTGAAAATGAGGAAGTTCTAGAAGAAGCCATTGATGTTGGAATGAACCAATTGAGATTGGAGCAGGTGAGTAGTAATATATGCATGTGCCCTGCTTAA